In Gemmobacter sp., a single genomic region encodes these proteins:
- a CDS encoding ABC transporter substrate-binding protein, whose product MTYASRLLSSAALAIVLAGGAAQAADLTYAISAPVTAVDPHYQNATPNNAALSNIFEALTVIGPDGMVEPSLAKEWRLVDDVTWEFDLVDAKFHDGTPMTAADVEFSLKRPATITNSPSAFTIYTRPIKETQVVDDHKIRIVTNFPYPQFLRDLSRVAVVKKAVVEGAGTPDFNSGKVAIGTGPYKYTGYTPDDQLNMTQFDGYWGAKPAWDNVRIRFITDDGARSAALLSGSVDAIENVPTNDLERFKTNADLVFESAKSMRVVFLFVDSGRDQPPSVMGNDGKPLATNPLKDVRVRQAINYAINRDAIRDRLMSGLAWPTNNIVFDGGEGNIPALDTVTFDANKAKALLAEAGYPDGFQITLATPNNRLINDEQVAQGVAQMLTRIGIKTQVDAMPFTMVNTRGNGGEFAMSMMAWGNTADAAGGIRAMIACKNKDKGMGPVNWGNYCNPTLDEVTMKAMSTMDEAGRKSLMAEAAQIVHDDMAIVPLYWQGSTWAARKGIDILPRADEQTKPSSFSPKM is encoded by the coding sequence ATGACCTATGCAAGCAGGCTTCTGTCCTCGGCTGCGCTGGCCATCGTGCTGGCCGGCGGTGCAGCGCAGGCGGCGGATCTGACCTATGCGATCAGCGCCCCGGTGACGGCTGTTGACCCGCATTACCAGAACGCCACGCCGAACAACGCGGCGCTGAGCAACATCTTCGAGGCGCTGACCGTGATCGGCCCGGATGGCATGGTCGAACCCTCGCTGGCCAAGGAATGGCGGCTGGTCGATGACGTGACCTGGGAATTCGATCTGGTCGACGCCAAGTTCCATGATGGCACGCCGATGACCGCGGCGGATGTGGAATTTTCGCTGAAGCGCCCGGCGACCATCACCAACAGCCCGTCGGCCTTCACGATCTATACCCGCCCGATCAAGGAAACCCAGGTCGTCGACGACCACAAGATCCGCATCGTGACGAACTTCCCCTATCCGCAGTTCCTGCGCGACCTGTCGCGCGTGGCGGTGGTGAAAAAGGCAGTTGTCGAAGGTGCGGGCACCCCCGATTTCAACAGCGGCAAGGTGGCCATCGGGACCGGGCCCTACAAATATACCGGCTACACCCCCGACGATCAGCTGAACATGACCCAGTTCGATGGCTACTGGGGCGCCAAGCCGGCATGGGACAACGTGCGCATCCGCTTCATCACCGATGACGGCGCGCGGTCGGCCGCCCTGCTGTCGGGGTCGGTCGATGCGATCGAGAACGTGCCGACCAACGATCTGGAGCGGTTCAAGACCAACGCCGATCTGGTGTTTGAATCGGCCAAGTCGATGCGCGTGGTGTTCCTGTTCGTCGACTCGGGCCGCGACCAGCCGCCCAGCGTGATGGGCAACGATGGCAAGCCGCTGGCAACCAACCCGCTGAAAGATGTGCGCGTGCGTCAGGCGATCAACTACGCCATCAACCGCGACGCCATCCGCGACCGGCTGATGTCGGGCCTGGCCTGGCCGACCAACAACATCGTGTTCGACGGTGGCGAAGGCAACATCCCGGCGCTGGATACCGTGACCTTCGACGCCAACAAGGCCAAGGCCCTGCTGGCCGAAGCGGGCTATCCCGACGGCTTCCAGATCACGCTGGCGACCCCGAACAACCGCCTGATCAACGATGAACAGGTGGCGCAGGGCGTGGCCCAGATGCTGACCCGCATCGGCATCAAGACCCAGGTCGATGCCATGCCCTTCACCATGGTCAACACCCGCGGCAATGGCGGCGAATTCGCCATGAGCATGATGGCCTGGGGCAACACCGCGGATGCCGCCGGCGGCATCCGCGCGATGATCGCCTGCAAGAACAAGGACAAGGGCATGGGTCCGGTCAACTGGGGCAACTATTGCAACCCCACGCTGGACGAGGTGACGATGAAGGCCATGTCCACCATGGACGAGGCCGGCCGCAAGTCGCTGATGGCCGAGGCCGCGCAGATCGTGCATGACGACATGGCCATCGTGCCGCTGTACTGGCAGGGCTCTACCTGGGCGGCGCGCAAGGGCATCGACATTCTGCCGCGTGCCGATGAACAGACCAAACCGTCGTCCTTCTCGCCCAAGATGTAA
- a CDS encoding dipeptidase: MPTAQDPHLERALALLEKFPLIDGHNDLPMRIRLDTAAKGDPRRFDMARHHPEGDTDLPRLRAGRVSAQVFACSPPKRRGQFAVMTLEMIDIIHRMIEAWPQDFVLATTAETILTAKAEGRIAAIIAVEGGLGLENSLAPLRAWHALGARLMTLCHNDGLDWVDSATDAPRHGGLTAFGRAVVAELNRLGMIVDLAHAAPSVMHQVLDLSAAPVLFSHSNALALCDHPRNVPDDVLDRLRAKDAVVMATFIPAFLNQPSRDWLKQLEDPWGKAPENQPVTAAYIAAHEAVAGPWPVGDMADLVAHVEYIAQRVGVAHVGIGCDFYPGPMPDGLKDAACYPHILAALLRNGWSDDAIAAIACGNFLRLFRQVEAVGADLRRSQGPIIGRVEDLDA; this comes from the coding sequence ATGCCCACGGCACAGGATCCGCATCTGGAACGGGCCTTGGCCCTGTTGGAGAAGTTTCCCCTGATCGACGGGCACAACGACCTGCCCATGCGCATCCGGCTGGACACTGCGGCCAAGGGCGATCCGCGCCGGTTCGACATGGCCCGCCACCACCCCGAAGGCGACACCGACCTGCCGCGCCTGCGGGCGGGCCGCGTTTCGGCGCAGGTGTTCGCCTGTTCGCCCCCCAAACGGCGCGGCCAGTTCGCCGTGATGACGCTGGAGATGATCGACATCATCCACCGCATGATCGAGGCCTGGCCGCAGGATTTCGTGCTGGCGACCACGGCGGAAACGATCCTGACCGCCAAGGCCGAAGGACGCATCGCCGCGATCATCGCGGTCGAAGGCGGGCTGGGGCTGGAAAACAGCCTGGCGCCCTTGCGCGCCTGGCACGCGCTGGGGGCGCGGCTGATGACGCTGTGCCATAACGACGGGCTGGATTGGGTCGATTCCGCGACCGATGCTCCGCGCCATGGCGGCCTGACCGCCTTTGGCCGCGCGGTGGTCGCCGAACTGAACCGGCTGGGCATGATCGTCGATCTGGCGCATGCGGCGCCATCGGTCATGCATCAGGTGCTGGATCTGTCGGCGGCGCCGGTGCTGTTTTCGCATTCCAATGCGCTGGCCCTGTGCGACCATCCGCGCAACGTGCCCGACGATGTGCTGGACCGGCTGCGCGCCAAGGATGCGGTGGTGATGGCCACGTTCATTCCCGCCTTCCTGAACCAGCCATCGCGCGACTGGCTGAAACAGCTGGAAGACCCCTGGGGCAAGGCGCCGGAAAACCAGCCCGTGACCGCCGCCTATATCGCCGCGCACGAGGCGGTGGCAGGCCCCTGGCCGGTGGGGGACATGGCCGACCTGGTGGCGCATGTCGAATATATCGCGCAGCGGGTGGGGGTGGCCCATGTGGGCATCGGCTGCGATTTCTACCCCGGCCCCATGCCCGACGGGCTGAAGGATGCCGCCTGCTATCCGCATATCCTGGCAGCACTTCTGCGCAACGGCTGGTCGGATGACGCGATCGCCGCCATTGCCTGTGGCAACTTCCTGCGCCTGTTCCGTCAGGTCGAGGCGGTGGGGGCCGACCTGCGCCGCAGCCAGGGGCCGATCATCGGCCGGGTCGAGGATCTGGACGCATGA
- the argE gene encoding acetylornithine deacetylase, producing the protein MADVTELLARIISFRTISAGSNLPLLDWIEETAKPYGVTARRFPDPTGQKASLLLTLGPEVPGGVLLSGHTDVVPCEGQTWTADPWVARVENGRLIGRGSSDMQGFIACCLAALPAIAAKKLTRPVHFAFSYDEEVGCTGVWDMADWIGKSHMKPRLAVIGEPTEMHVANAHKGGLIGWCKVKGVPGHSSQPDKYVNAVMIAAEVVAEINRIRDDMRDGPRYAAATPPYSTIQVNQIRGGLHGNIVAEDCEFFWEMRITPGSPPDSDLAVLDRMKAFARSLEPAMKRISPDAGIDFITQARIPPLNPVSDAAILREMLDLTGTQQALTKSGGTEAGIFTLQGIPSLVIGPGENSQPHQPDEYVQVAMLERCIAFLDQLTDSCTGERA; encoded by the coding sequence ATGGCCGATGTGACAGAGCTGCTGGCAAGGATCATCTCGTTCCGCACGATCAGCGCGGGGTCGAACCTGCCGCTGCTGGACTGGATCGAGGAAACCGCCAAGCCATATGGTGTCACCGCCCGCCGCTTTCCCGACCCGACCGGGCAAAAGGCCAGCCTGCTGCTGACCCTGGGCCCCGAGGTGCCCGGCGGCGTGCTGCTCAGCGGCCATACCGATGTGGTTCCCTGCGAAGGGCAGACCTGGACGGCCGATCCCTGGGTGGCGCGGGTGGAAAACGGCCGGCTGATCGGCCGGGGGTCCAGCGACATGCAGGGCTTCATCGCCTGCTGCCTGGCCGCCCTGCCGGCCATCGCCGCGAAAAAGCTGACGCGGCCCGTGCATTTCGCCTTTTCCTACGACGAGGAGGTCGGCTGCACCGGCGTCTGGGACATGGCGGACTGGATTGGCAAAAGCCATATGAAACCCCGCCTTGCCGTGATCGGCGAACCCACCGAAATGCATGTGGCGAATGCCCACAAGGGCGGGCTGATCGGCTGGTGCAAGGTCAAGGGGGTGCCCGGCCATTCCTCGCAGCCCGACAAATACGTCAACGCGGTGATGATCGCAGCCGAGGTGGTGGCCGAAATCAACCGCATCCGCGACGACATGCGCGATGGCCCGCGTTACGCGGCCGCAACGCCGCCCTATTCGACGATCCAGGTCAACCAGATCCGCGGCGGCCTGCACGGCAATATCGTGGCCGAGGATTGCGAGTTCTTTTGGGAAATGCGCATCACCCCCGGCAGCCCGCCCGACAGCGACCTTGCCGTGCTGGACCGGATGAAGGCATTCGCCCGCAGCCTTGAACCGGCGATGAAGCGGATCAGCCCGGATGCGGGGATCGACTTCATCACCCAGGCCCGCATCCCGCCGCTGAACCCGGTCAGCGATGCAGCGATCCTGCGCGAGATGCTGGACCTGACCGGCACCCAGCAGGCGCTGACCAAATCCGGCGGGACCGAGGCGGGCATCTTTACCCTGCAAGGCATCCCGTCGCTGGTGATCGGGCCGGGCGAAAATTCGCAACCGCACCAGCCCGATGAATATGTCCAGGTCGCCATGCTGGAGCGCTGCATCGCGTTTCTGGACCAGCTGACCGACAGCTGCACAGGCGAACGGGCATGA
- a CDS encoding FAD-dependent oxidoreductase: MTTLVLGAGIAGVAAALHLQARGVPVVLVDRGLPGGETSYGNAGLIEMSTAFPHPCPQDLRTLGRYALNIAPDLRWQPGGLMAMAGGLYGYWRNSRPDRIAGIGASFRKLMGQALAEHRALADQAGAADLLRPIGWLELLDDPRALAEDRQAQVAEYGIQVERLDRDALQEMEPHLRRPFAGAFHWHGTVSISDPGSYVARLAALFRTRGGEVVQAEVAGLTPAAAGWQVRTRQGRIDAAQVVVALGPWSGDLLRPLGLRVPMLFKRGYHRHFATLPGTTLTHPVHVPGSGHLVVPMAQGIRVLTGVELAHRDAPPDLRQIRAAEAAARAYLPIGDALDDPWLGSRPCLPDMLPVIGPARGQRGLWCLFGHGHHGLTQGPASGRLLAELMTGGQPFLDPARFAPSRLGL; encoded by the coding sequence ATGACCACGCTGGTTCTGGGCGCCGGAATTGCCGGGGTGGCCGCCGCGCTGCATCTTCAGGCGCGCGGCGTGCCGGTGGTGCTGGTGGACCGGGGCCTGCCGGGGGGCGAAACCAGCTATGGCAATGCCGGGCTGATCGAGATGTCGACCGCCTTTCCCCATCCTTGCCCGCAGGATCTGCGGACCCTTGGCCGCTATGCGCTGAACATCGCGCCGGATCTGCGCTGGCAGCCGGGCGGTTTGATGGCGATGGCGGGGGGGCTCTATGGCTATTGGCGCAATTCGCGCCCCGACCGGATTGCCGGGATCGGCGCCAGCTTCCGCAAGCTGATGGGGCAGGCGCTGGCCGAACACCGGGCGCTGGCCGATCAGGCGGGCGCGGCCGATCTGCTGCGCCCCATCGGCTGGCTGGAACTGCTGGACGATCCCCGCGCCCTGGCCGAGGATCGTCAGGCGCAGGTGGCGGAGTATGGAATACAGGTCGAACGGCTGGACAGAGACGCCTTGCAGGAGATGGAGCCGCATTTGCGCCGGCCGTTCGCCGGGGCGTTTCACTGGCATGGAACGGTGTCGATCAGCGATCCGGGCAGCTATGTGGCCCGGTTGGCCGCGTTGTTCCGCACCCGGGGGGGCGAGGTGGTGCAGGCCGAGGTTGCGGGCCTGACGCCGGCGGCCGCCGGCTGGCAGGTGCGCACCCGTCAGGGCCGGATCGACGCCGCGCAGGTCGTCGTCGCGCTGGGACCGTGGAGCGGCGATCTGCTGCGCCCGCTGGGGCTGCGGGTGCCGATGTTGTTCAAGCGCGGCTATCACCGTCATTTCGCCACTCTGCCGGGCACGACCCTGACCCATCCGGTGCATGTGCCGGGCAGCGGCCATCTGGTGGTGCCGATGGCGCAGGGCATCCGGGTGCTGACGGGGGTGGAACTGGCCCACCGCGACGCCCCGCCCGACCTGCGCCAGATCCGCGCGGCCGAGGCGGCGGCACGGGCCTATCTGCCGATCGGGGACGCACTGGATGATCCCTGGCTGGGCAGCCGGCCCTGCCTGCCCGACATGCTGCCGGTGATCGGCCCGGCCCGCGGGCAACGGGGGCTGTGGTGCCTGTTCGGCCATGGCCATCATGGCCTGACACAGGGGCCGGCCAGCGGCCGCCTGCTGGCCGAACTGATGACGGGCGGGCAACCGTTCCTGGACCCCGCCCGCTTTGCGCCATCACGGCTGGGGTTGTAG
- a CDS encoding amidohydrolase/deacetylase family metallohydrolase — translation MTHDLVFKGGRVIDPANGFDGPADVAVTAGRVAAVGPGLTGQQMVDVTGRIVTPGLIDLHTHVYRGGTSLALDPLAVTRMSGATTLVDAGSAGASNFAGFRDHVIAPGPMRIFAFLNISYAGIFAWKPGLMFGEASDLRLLDMAECLRVVQENRDTIVGVKVRLGSYASGASGIAPLDMALEVAGAAGVPVMAHIDYVPPTGREVLDRLRPGDVLTHTNKGFPNSLLRPDGRILPAALAARDRGVLFDIGHGTISYDHDVARRMADLGFVADFISSDLHAMCVDGENFHLLTVMSKLLAIGLPLPEVIARTTARPAAFLRRDDLGSLRPGALADVTVLDPDGTQLRLVGCWIGGQRFDD, via the coding sequence ATGACGCACGATCTGGTGTTCAAGGGGGGCCGGGTGATCGACCCGGCCAACGGGTTCGACGGGCCGGCAGATGTGGCCGTGACGGCCGGCCGCGTGGCCGCCGTGGGGCCGGGGCTGACCGGGCAACAGATGGTGGATGTGACGGGCCGGATCGTGACGCCCGGCCTGATAGACCTGCATACCCATGTCTATCGCGGTGGCACCTCGCTGGCGCTTGACCCGCTGGCGGTGACGCGGATGAGCGGGGCAACGACCCTGGTGGATGCCGGCAGCGCCGGCGCGTCGAACTTTGCCGGATTCCGCGACCATGTGATCGCGCCGGGGCCGATGCGGATTTTCGCCTTTCTCAACATCTCTTACGCCGGGATCTTTGCCTGGAAACCCGGGCTGATGTTTGGCGAGGCATCGGATCTGCGCCTGCTGGACATGGCGGAATGCCTGCGCGTGGTGCAGGAAAACCGCGATACCATCGTGGGCGTCAAGGTGCGGCTGGGATCCTATGCCTCGGGCGCCAGCGGGATTGCGCCGCTGGACATGGCGCTGGAGGTGGCGGGCGCGGCCGGTGTGCCGGTGATGGCGCATATCGACTATGTGCCGCCAACGGGGCGCGAGGTGCTGGACCGGCTGCGCCCGGGCGATGTGCTGACCCATACCAACAAGGGCTTTCCCAACAGCCTGCTGCGCCCCGACGGCCGTATCCTGCCCGCCGCCCTTGCCGCGCGCGACCGTGGGGTGCTGTTCGATATTGGTCACGGGACGATTTCCTATGACCATGATGTCGCGCGACGCATGGCCGATCTGGGGTTCGTGGCCGATTTCATCTCGTCCGACCTGCATGCGATGTGCGTGGATGGCGAGAATTTTCACCTGCTGACCGTGATGTCCAAGCTGCTGGCCATCGGCCTGCCATTGCCCGAGGTGATCGCCCGCACCACCGCCCGCCCCGCCGCGTTCCTGCGGCGCGACGATCTGGGCAGCTTGCGGCCCGGCGCGCTGGCCGATGTGACGGTGCTGGATCCGGACGGGACGCAACTGCGGCTGGTCGGCTGCTGGATCGGCGGCCAGCGGTTCGACGACTGA
- a CDS encoding oligopeptide/dipeptide ABC transporter ATP-binding protein: MTASPILDLNGVGRIFARKPDIAARIAHKLVGSPLPPRVRAVDDVSFSVKQGEVLGLVGESGCGKSTLARMISGILSPTSGTIRYQGVDLAGMSAADRRRAGLAVQMVFQDPMASLNPRLRVVDIIGEAPVAHGLIKPADQDGYVCEMMERVGLDPSSRYLYAHQFSGGQRARIGIARALAVKPRVLICDESTAALDVSIQSQILNLFMDLRAEMGLTYIFVSHDLGVVQHISDRIAVMYLGRVVELAGSEELFAAPQHPYTRALLAEVPRLEPKKRQFAGIKGEMPSPLNPPSGCHFHPRCTVAVPACATRRPALRELPGGRLAACDLIGEGVAG, encoded by the coding sequence ATGACCGCATCCCCCATCCTTGATCTGAACGGCGTCGGCCGCATCTTTGCCCGCAAGCCCGACATTGCCGCCCGCATCGCCCACAAGCTGGTGGGCAGCCCCCTGCCCCCCCGCGTCCGGGCGGTGGATGATGTCAGCTTCAGCGTGAAACAGGGCGAGGTGCTGGGCCTTGTCGGCGAATCCGGCTGCGGCAAGTCCACGCTGGCGCGCATGATCAGCGGCATCCTGTCGCCCACCTCGGGGACGATCCGGTATCAGGGCGTCGATCTGGCCGGCATGTCGGCCGCCGACCGCCGCCGCGCCGGGCTGGCGGTGCAGATGGTGTTCCAGGATCCCATGGCCTCGCTGAACCCGCGCCTGCGGGTGGTGGACATCATCGGCGAGGCGCCGGTGGCCCATGGCCTGATCAAGCCCGCCGACCAGGACGGCTATGTCTGCGAGATGATGGAGCGGGTCGGCCTCGATCCTTCCAGCCGCTACCTCTATGCCCACCAGTTTTCCGGCGGACAGCGGGCGCGCATCGGCATTGCCCGGGCGCTGGCGGTGAAGCCGCGCGTGCTGATCTGCGACGAATCCACCGCGGCGCTGGATGTGTCGATCCAGTCGCAGATCCTGAACCTGTTCATGGATCTGCGGGCCGAGATGGGGCTGACCTATATTTTCGTCAGCCACGATCTGGGCGTGGTGCAGCATATCTCGGACCGCATCGCGGTGATGTATCTGGGCCGCGTGGTGGAACTGGCCGGGTCCGAAGAACTGTTCGCCGCGCCCCAGCACCCCTATACCCGCGCCTTGCTGGCCGAGGTGCCGCGGCTGGAGCCGAAAAAGCGCCAGTTCGCCGGCATCAAGGGCGAAATGCCATCGCCCCTGAACCCGCCGTCGGGCTGCCATTTCCACCCGCGCTGCACGGTGGCGGTGCCCGCCTGCGCCACGCGGCGGCCGGCCTTGCGTGAATTGCCGGGCGGCCGACTGGCGGCCTGCGACCTGATCGGCGAAGGGGTGGCGGGGTAG
- a CDS encoding ABC transporter permease yields the protein MTAYLIRRIFQALFVMLAMAVLVFAAVYMLGNPVDALLSPDSDQIERAAAIARLGLDRPLYEQFGLFLWNAVRGDLGTSFVYGIPALDVLLLRLPTTLELAVFAMVLALAVGIPLGIVAGMRPGSFAGKTIMAGSILGFSLPAFWVGLMLVLIFAVQLQLLPSGGRGETVQVFGINFASLTLNGLKHMILPATTLALYKASLVIRICESGTREVMSQDYIRFARAKGLGFWRIVSLHIFKNVMIPVVTIMGMEFGGLLAFSVVVETIYAYQGMGELLISSINRLDRPVVVTYLLFTTVMFVGINLIVDILYAVLDPRIRLSEESA from the coding sequence ATGACCGCCTATCTGATTCGCCGAATCTTTCAGGCGCTGTTCGTGATGCTGGCCATGGCGGTGCTGGTGTTTGCCGCCGTCTACATGCTGGGCAACCCGGTCGATGCGCTGCTGAGCCCCGATTCCGACCAGATCGAACGCGCGGCGGCCATTGCCCGGCTGGGGCTGGACCGGCCGCTTTACGAACAGTTCGGCCTGTTCCTGTGGAATGCGGTGCGCGGCGATCTGGGCACGTCCTTCGTATACGGGATCCCGGCGCTCGACGTGCTGCTGCTGCGTCTGCCCACCACGCTGGAACTGGCGGTATTCGCCATGGTGCTGGCGCTGGCCGTCGGTATCCCGCTGGGCATTGTGGCCGGGATGCGGCCGGGCAGCTTTGCCGGCAAGACCATCATGGCCGGGTCTATCCTGGGCTTTTCGCTGCCGGCCTTCTGGGTGGGGCTGATGCTGGTGCTGATCTTTGCGGTGCAGCTGCAACTGCTGCCGTCGGGCGGGCGCGGGGAAACGGTGCAGGTGTTCGGCATCAACTTCGCCTCGCTGACGCTGAACGGGCTCAAGCACATGATCCTGCCCGCCACCACCCTTGCGCTTTACAAGGCGTCGCTGGTGATCCGCATCTGCGAATCCGGCACGCGCGAGGTGATGTCGCAGGACTACATCCGCTTTGCCCGCGCCAAGGGTCTGGGGTTCTGGCGCATCGTCAGCCTGCATATCTTCAAGAACGTGATGATCCCCGTGGTCACCATCATGGGGATGGAATTCGGCGGGCTGCTGGCGTTCTCGGTCGTGGTGGAAACCATCTATGCCTATCAGGGCATGGGAGAGCTGCTGATCAGCTCCATCAACCGGCTGGATCGGCCCGTCGTCGTCACCTACCTGCTGTTCACCACGGTGATGTTCGTGGGCATCAACCTGATCGTCGATATCCTGTATGCCGTGCTGGATCCGCGCATCCGGCTGTCGGAGGAAAGCGCATGA
- a CDS encoding ABC transporter ATP-binding protein, translating to MSQPALQVTNLAVSFATRRGDLAAVRGIDFHVMPGEVLGLVGESGSGKSITGLATMGLIDPPGRIVSGSVKVNGHELVGLPERQLRKLRGREISMIFQDPSTTLNPVLRVDTQMIEALRAHDRAISDKAARAKCISALAAVGIPSPEERLVGYPHQFSGGMRQRLAIAIALLNRPAVLIADEPTTALDVTIQSQVLGEVQQLAAETGTALVWITHDLSVVAGLADRIAVMYAGRIVETGTVADILADPRHPYTFGLIASVPSRNRRGARLAQIPGSTPSLVAMPTGCPFHPRCAHADATCRADVPAPRPVAGRTVACHHPLTAAMAQG from the coding sequence ATGAGCCAACCCGCCCTGCAGGTCACCAACCTTGCCGTTTCCTTTGCCACCCGTCGCGGCGATCTGGCCGCGGTGCGCGGGATCGACTTTCACGTCATGCCGGGCGAGGTGCTGGGCCTTGTCGGGGAATCCGGGTCGGGCAAGTCCATCACCGGGCTTGCCACCATGGGCCTGATCGACCCGCCCGGCCGCATCGTATCGGGGTCGGTCAAGGTGAACGGCCACGAACTGGTCGGCCTGCCCGAACGCCAGTTGCGCAAGCTGCGCGGGCGCGAGATCTCGATGATCTTTCAGGATCCGTCGACCACGCTGAACCCCGTGCTGCGCGTCGATACCCAGATGATCGAGGCGTTGCGCGCCCATGACCGCGCGATCTCGGACAAGGCGGCGCGCGCCAAATGCATTTCCGCGCTGGCCGCCGTGGGCATTCCGTCGCCCGAAGAACGGCTGGTCGGCTATCCGCACCAGTTTTCCGGCGGCATGCGGCAGCGGCTGGCGATTGCCATTGCCCTCTTGAACCGCCCCGCCGTGCTGATCGCCGATGAACCCACCACCGCGCTGGATGTGACCATCCAAAGCCAGGTTCTGGGCGAGGTGCAGCAGCTGGCGGCCGAAACCGGCACGGCGCTGGTCTGGATCACGCATGACCTGTCGGTCGTCGCCGGTCTGGCCGACCGCATCGCGGTGATGTATGCTGGCCGCATCGTGGAAACCGGGACGGTGGCCGACATTCTGGCCGATCCGCGCCATCCCTATACCTTTGGCCTGATCGCATCCGTGCCCAGCCGGAACCGGCGGGGGGCGCGGCTGGCGCAGATCCCCGGGTCCACGCCCTCGCTGGTGGCGATGCCGACGGGCTGCCCGTTCCACCCGCGCTGCGCCCATGCCGATGCCACCTGCCGGGCCGATGTGCCGGCCCCGCGCCCGGTCGCCGGCCGCACCGTGGCCTGCCACCACCCGCTGACCGCCGCTATGGCCCAAGGATGA
- a CDS encoding ABC transporter permease → MNQPSATPVARPALPKQNILRIQAAKFIESPTAVIGVLILLTAGIVATLAPWIAPQNPYDLMQIDIMDNMLPPGAEMMSGQVAWLGTDAQGRDMLSAILYGLRISLSVGLIAVMIAGAIGATVGVAAAFIGGRFEAIVMRIVDLHLAFPSILIALVLLSAFGRGIDKVILALVIVQWAYYARTVRGSALVETRKDYIAACSVLQLPRWRVLFRHLLPNCIPPLIVVATVQVAGAILLESTLSFLGAGVPVTEPSLGMLISQGYSYMLSGKYWIAVFPGVMLVLVIIAINLVGDRLRIVLNPRLSS, encoded by the coding sequence ATGAACCAGCCATCCGCAACCCCGGTGGCCCGCCCGGCGCTGCCCAAACAGAACATCCTGCGCATTCAGGCGGCGAAGTTCATCGAAAGCCCGACGGCGGTGATCGGCGTGCTGATTCTGCTGACGGCGGGCATCGTGGCCACGCTGGCGCCCTGGATCGCGCCGCAGAACCCCTATGACCTGATGCAGATCGACATCATGGACAACATGCTGCCCCCGGGGGCAGAGATGATGTCGGGTCAGGTCGCCTGGCTGGGCACCGATGCGCAGGGGCGCGACATGCTGTCGGCGATCCTGTATGGCCTGCGGATTTCGCTGTCGGTGGGCCTGATCGCGGTGATGATCGCGGGCGCCATCGGGGCCACCGTGGGCGTTGCCGCCGCCTTTATCGGCGGCCGGTTCGAGGCGATCGTGATGCGCATCGTCGACTTGCACCTGGCCTTTCCGTCGATCCTGATCGCGCTGGTGCTGCTGTCGGCCTTTGGGCGCGGCATCGACAAGGTGATCCTGGCGCTGGTGATCGTGCAATGGGCCTATTACGCCCGCACCGTGCGCGGATCGGCGCTGGTCGAAACCCGCAAGGATTACATCGCCGCCTGTTCGGTGCTGCAACTGCCGCGCTGGCGGGTGCTGTTCCGCCACCTGCTGCCCAACTGCATCCCGCCGCTGATCGTGGTGGCGACCGTGCAGGTCGCCGGCGCCATCCTGCTGGAATCCACGCTGTCGTTCCTGGGGGCCGGGGTGCCGGTGACTGAACCGTCGCTGGGCATGCTGATTTCGCAGGGCTACAGCTACATGCTGTCGGGGAAATACTGGATCGCGGTGTTCCCGGGCGTGATGCTGGTGCTGGTGATCATTGCCATCAACCTTGTGGGCGACCGGCTGCGCATCGTCCTCAACCCCCGTCTGTCGTCGTGA